In the Ferribacterium limneticum genome, GCACGAAAAAATTTAGTCGGCAATGACGTCTGCTCACCTGTCCGGTTACTACTTCCTCAGCTTCGCCTTCATTGGCACGTTCGCCCCTTTCTTTTCCCTCTATTTGCATGGGATCGGCTCCAGTGCCCGCGAAATCGCAATCCTGATGGCCGTCATGCAGTCGATGCGACTATTCGGCCCCTACTTGTGGGGAAGCTGGACGGACAAAGGACTACCACTCAAGCGTGCCATCGCGCTGACAACACTGGGTAGCCTGTGCGGGCTGTCAGCCTTCACAATCGCCAGCAGTTTCAGCGGCATGTTTATCGCCATAGCCGCGCTGTCCCTGTTCTGGAGCGGCACACTACCATTACTTGAAACGCTGACATTCGCCTATATCGAGGATCGCGTCGTACACTACGGCCCGATCCGCACGTGGGGATCGCTGGGGTTCCTCGGCGCCGTCCTGGCTGTTGGCAAGCTACTTGATCTCTACTCGTTCACCATCGTGCCATGGGTCTGCGGGCTAATCCTCCTCAGCCTGTTACCGATCTCTTTGGTTCTGCCTGATGCGCTTCCCCGCAACAAATCACGCATGAGCGGGCACCTGCCAAATTTCAAAGCGGCTCTGTTTCAACCTACCGTGCTCTCCCTGTTGGGCGCCAGTTTTTTAATGGCAACCGCCCACGGTGCATTTAATGTTTTCTATTCGATTCACTTGTCAGAACACGGCTATGGCGGCCTCGAAATCAGCGCACTGTGGGCCTTGGGCGTTGCGGCCGAGATGCTGGTTTTCACGCAGATGCCGTACCTGAATCGCCTGTTTTCCCCGCGCACGCTGCTGATAACCTGCTTCGCTGCAGCAATCCTTCGCTTTGCTGTGATTGGCTGGTGCGTAGCCAGCATCTCCTTTTTGGCATTTGCCCAAATCCTGCACGCGCTGAGTTTTGGGGCACATCATGCGGTATCCGTGTCCTCCATCAACCGCTGCTTCACTGGCGGCAATCAGACCAAGGCACAGGCAATATATGCTTCCAGCCATGGCGGCGGAACCCTGCTTGGCAGCCTGACGAGCGGCGTTCTGTGGTCGGCTTTCGGAAGTGGCTGGACCTTCACCTCCAGCTCGTTGTTGGCCTTCGGTGGCATGATCATGATCATTATTTTCATACGCCAAGAATAATCTTGGCAGCGGCTGCTTGAGTCAGCTTAGCGCCCACCTAATTCTGCCCCACCCGCTCGCACTCCTGGCAATAGCCGTAGAGCGTCAGGCTGTGCTGAGCGAGGCGATAGCCGTTTTCCAGGGCGATCTCCCGCTGGCGCTCTTCTATCAGATCGTCATCAAATTCCTTCACTTGCCCGCACTTCAGGCAAACGATGTGGTCGTGATGAATGCCTTTGTTGATCTCATAGACGCTTTTGGTGCCATCGAAGACTTGCCGGGAAATCGCACCGACTTCGTCCAGTTGGGCGAGCACACGATAGACCGTGGCCAGTCCGATTTCATGGCCTTGCTCGCCCAGGAGCCGATAGATCTCCTCAGCACACAAATGGCTCCCGGCGTGCCCCCTGAACACTTCGAGAATCTTCATGCGCGGATGAGTTACCTTGAGCCCCAGTCGACGCAGTTCGCTCTCTGAATTCATTGTCTCTTCCATTGTTCAGCCCTTCTTTTCAATTCACGGCTTTTTGCCAAACTCGTTTACGGCACGCCCAAAACTGGTCACGCCAGCACTTTTTACAAACATGCACGGCTTCCCGGTTCGCTTGCACAGCTCCTTCACCCGCCAATAGGCGTTGTGACTGATACATCCGACCTGACAGATCACGATATCGGCTGCGGCTAGAACACCGTCGATACGATGCAGGCTCTCCTCCAATCCGCCATCGTGGTGCATGAAATGTCCGCCCGACTGCTCCACCACCTCACGGTACGAATTGACCGCCCCCGAGCGACCGCCGACACACAGGACACACTTGCCCGATAGCTGGTCCTCGGGCAGGGCTGCCAAAGCGTCATCCTCCCGCGTCAACGACTCGATTGTCTCCTCGGCATGCTTGGCAAAATCGCGCAATCGGCCGACCTCTCGCGACAGTTCTTCGGCTTGGAGCCGAGCCTCTTTGGCGCGGGCCTCAGTGTCGCTCAGGCGCTGGGCAAGCACCTGGCGTGTTTCAAGATCAGGCAAGGCATCGCGTAATACCGACTCCTTGGCGTAACAGAGCGCCCGAGCCCCTGTAGCCGCCAATTCCGCCCTGAGCTGAGCGATGGTCTGAACACTCTGGCTGGACTGGGCGGCCATTTTCCGGCGCAGCTCTTCAAGCTCGGCCTGGCTTGACTCCAGGCGTTGATATAAACCAACATTCTCTACCTTCAATGCCTTCATGGCATTCTGGTCAGCCCGATTGTGAGCCCCCAGTTGATGCTGGATCATATGGATATCTGCATAGATTTCCTGTTCCAGTTGGTCTGTACAGTCGGGATGCGTCCAGCACGCCCAAAGTGCAGCAGGAATATTTCTGCCTTCTTTGCAGGCAACTTTCCAGGCGAGGCGCAGGTCACTGTCCGTCTTGATCGATGCGAACTGGCGAATGGTCAACTGGTAGCGTTTTTCCAGGGTTTTCTGCAAGACATCGGCCAGGCGGCTTCTCTCCTCGCAGCAACCCACTGCCGTCGTATGCAGAAGAAAATCGGCTGCATCTTTGGGCAAATGCATGACCTTGTTCATCAGGCGTCGTAACTCGTCGCACTCGAAACAGACACCGATCACCGGACAATGGAATTTATGCGAAATCTCCCAGAGTTTGCGGCGCCGTGAACTGCTTGCCGTGCTCACCGACGGCTCAACGGGCAAGCTAAGCGCATCCAGGAATATCGAACGACCGCCACCAAAAACACCACCAGCGACGTGAAAGGGAAAGTCAGACATGGAGATTCTCCAAAACGGAATATCAGGAACAGACAATTGCGAGCTGTTCGAGCTTGTTCAGGCTAAGCTCCTCAGCCAGGGAGTCCCGCTCCCGTGACAGGCGCGAATACTCCGCATGCGCCGCCTCGATCGTCCGCTCCAGCGTCCACAAGCGATGCGCATCGCTGCTAAGCTGTTCGTTTTTCTCGCTGAGTTGCATCAGCTTGCAACCCAGCTCAACAATGGCCGCCCCGGATTCATAGCTGAAAATCTGCTGACGATAGCTCGCGCACAATACCGACAGTCGGCTCACCTCGTTGCTAAGCGCAGCAATTCGCCGGGTGCTTTCCAGGGCACTGCGCCGCAGCCGCGCACGACTCTCCCGCAAGGCTAGGCGCAGATCCCGAATTTCCTCATCCGAGCTCCGAAACTGCCCCCCATCAGTCGCTCTCCGATGGAGAGCAGCCTTACCCCCCTCGCCTTCGAGGGCCAAACGCTCCTTAAGCAGCGCAAGCATCACGACACTCCAGACCGGTTTCCAGACGGCGGCTGGCACGCTCACAAAGTGAGCGCACATCCTCGTCGAGGCCGTCAAATTCAGCCAATTGATCGAGCAATCGGATGGCGTGCCGGGCCGAATGCGCACAGCCGGTTTCCTGATGAATGAGCAATTGGCTCAGGACGCCGGCCCACAGGTTGTTGGTTGGCATGATGGCTCCCTTAAAAGCTGATCAACGCCAGCCAGAGCAATCCGGCAGCAATGGCAAGACTGGTGTAGAGACTGTCCGGCAAATACCGGGATACCGGTGAAATGAACCTGACCAGCCACGGAGAACTTGGGGAATGCGCTTGCTGGAACTGGATTTGCATGGTGCCTCCTGAACAAGGATTGTCGGGATGGCTGGCTACCGTAAGACGTTGGCTGGCGAGATATTGAGAACGATTCTCATCAAAAACAATGGCATTGTCAACAGAATGCGAATCATTATTATTTGATAATCTGGAGACTCACTTCGACAGTCGAGACAACTGGATAAATGGAGTCAGTGGCGCACACCACGTCAAACATCGCCATAGCGTGATAAGTCTTGCCAATCGTATTGCGAATCGTTATCATTAATATTTAATCGGGTTGCTCTGGGGCAACTTGTAAATATTTTTCGCCAGCCACCTAGCTCTGCAAGGCAGCCAGCCAATTGATTCATTCACTTGCTGGAGGTCTTGCATGCACAGTCCTTTCACCCGCACGAAGATGCGGGTCATTCCTTTTGTTTTGCTGTCGGTTTTCGCTGCGCCCGCAGCTATCGCTGACGCCGAGCTGCGCGATACCGTCGTCACGGCCAACCGCCACGAAACGGCTATCGACCAACTGA is a window encoding:
- a CDS encoding MFS transporter; protein product: MTSAHLSGYYFLSFAFIGTFAPFFSLYLHGIGSSAREIAILMAVMQSMRLFGPYLWGSWTDKGLPLKRAIALTTLGSLCGLSAFTIASSFSGMFIAIAALSLFWSGTLPLLETLTFAYIEDRVVHYGPIRTWGSLGFLGAVLAVGKLLDLYSFTIVPWVCGLILLSLLPISLVLPDALPRNKSRMSGHLPNFKAALFQPTVLSLLGASFLMATAHGAFNVFYSIHLSEHGYGGLEISALWALGVAAEMLVFTQMPYLNRLFSPRTLLITCFAAAILRFAVIGWCVASISFLAFAQILHALSFGAHHAVSVSSINRCFTGGNQTKAQAIYASSHGGGTLLGSLTSGVLWSAFGSGWTFTSSSLLAFGGMIMIIIFIRQE
- the fur gene encoding ferric iron uptake transcriptional regulator — translated: MNSESELRRLGLKVTHPRMKILEVFRGHAGSHLCAEEIYRLLGEQGHEIGLATVYRVLAQLDEVGAISRQVFDGTKSVYEINKGIHHDHIVCLKCGQVKEFDDDLIEERQREIALENGYRLAQHSLTLYGYCQECERVGQN
- a CDS encoding DUF2325 domain-containing protein — translated: MSVPDIPFWRISMSDFPFHVAGGVFGGGRSIFLDALSLPVEPSVSTASSSRRRKLWEISHKFHCPVIGVCFECDELRRLMNKVMHLPKDAADFLLHTTAVGCCEERSRLADVLQKTLEKRYQLTIRQFASIKTDSDLRLAWKVACKEGRNIPAALWACWTHPDCTDQLEQEIYADIHMIQHQLGAHNRADQNAMKALKVENVGLYQRLESSQAELEELRRKMAAQSSQSVQTIAQLRAELAATGARALCYAKESVLRDALPDLETRQVLAQRLSDTEARAKEARLQAEELSREVGRLRDFAKHAEETIESLTREDDALAALPEDQLSGKCVLCVGGRSGAVNSYREVVEQSGGHFMHHDGGLEESLHRIDGVLAAADIVICQVGCISHNAYWRVKELCKRTGKPCMFVKSAGVTSFGRAVNEFGKKP